The following coding sequences are from one Salvia hispanica cultivar TCC Black 2014 chromosome 3, UniMelb_Shisp_WGS_1.0, whole genome shotgun sequence window:
- the LOC125216723 gene encoding agamous-like MADS-box protein AGL66 → MGRKIEMKKIVDVTKCQVTFSKRRSSLMKKANELAVCCDADVAFIAFSPSGRISKFSNLKKIEDLLYRYVNLPADKRLSHISNVQEKLEKINNLSHINGDSSKLHYLDKQIENLELQIKKTNLESQILETDIRDYEIAPDQEPSLHQLSWCERNLTQSLQRVIARKMEFTSANKGKQVPVAENPSSSQVFMQNDPWSTGLSSAGAHESMFNDFQGSENMFSTDLNRAPFQQSSSLHTTSEHCTTDPPVFQYQEQNNAQAMKQSLPMDQPLPFFDFNEPNNADAYNLDGDGDGDADADADVDAYVLFSDSVNMSTVDSCSVQLDPRPSTGVSTTNPSTSEVPRTVFDEMGMLTSDLMGQFRHMDEGEQAENTTFTYGNNAGDENSVAPGTTSMDQQGPPYVPQQEEPSQVPEFDNNLLEETREDQSQWDMNQQRNNVFWEWDEFLLDENFNFHNFPPL, encoded by the exons ATGGGCCGCAAAATCGAAATGAAGAAGATTGTGGATGTTACCAAATGCCAGGTAACATTCTCGAAGCGTCGCAGCAGTTTGATGAAGAAGGCCAATGAATTGGCTGTGTGCTGCGATGCTGATGTTGCTTTCATAGCATTTTCTCCTTCTGGCCGTATTAGCAAATTTTCCAATCTAAAGAA GATTGAAGATTTGCTATATCGGTATGTGAATCTGCCGGCGGACAAGAGATTGAG CCACATAAGCAACGTGCAG GAAAAACTGGAGAAGATTAACAATCTTAGCCATATCAATGGCGACTCGAGCAAGCTGCACTATCTTGATAAGCA aATTGAG AATCTTGAGCTGCAAATCAAGAAAACCAATCTAGAATCACAAATTCTAGAAACCGACATCAG GGACTATGAAATTGCCCCTGACCAAGAGCCTTCATTGCACCAATTGTCTTGGTGCGAGAGAAACTTGACCCAATCTTTACAAAGGGTCATTGCCCGAAAG ATGGAGTTCACTTCTGCTAACAAGGGCAAGCAAGTGCCTGTAGCAGAAAACCCTAGCTCCAGCCAAGTCTTCATGCAAAATGATCCTTGGAGTACTGGTCTTTCTAG TGCCGGAGCTCACGAAAGCATGTTCAATGACTTCCAAGGAAGTGAGAACATGTTTTCAACGGATCTAAACAGAGCTCCGTTTCAACAATCCTCATCACTCCACACTACTTCAGAG CATTGCACGACGGATCCACCAGTATTCCAATACCAAGAACAAAACAATGCTCAAGCAATGAAG CAATCACTGCCCATGGATCAACCCCTTCCCTTCTTCGACTTCAATGAGCCCAACAATGCCGATGCATACAATCTCGATGGCGATGGCGATGGTGATGCCGATGCCGATGCCGATGTCGATGCATAT GTGCTATTTTCAGATTCTGTTAACATGTCCACTGTGGACTCATGCAGCGTCCAATTAGACCCTAg GCCGAGCACGGGCGTGTCAACGACAAACCCTAGCACGTCGGAAGTCCCACGGACCGTCTTCGACGAGATGGGAATGTTGACGTCCGACTTGATGGGCCAATTTAGGCACATGGACGAGGGCGAACAGGCCGAGAACACTACATTCACCTACGGCAACAATGCTGGAGATGAAAATAGTGTGGCTCCCGGGACCACAAGCATGGACCAACAAGGTCCACCTTATGTTCCTCAACAGGAGGAGCCAAGTCAAGTGCCTGAATTTGACAATAATCTTTTGGAG GAAACAAGGGAAGATCAGTCACAATGGGACATGAACCAACAAAGGAACAATGTCTTTTGGGAGTGGGATGAATTTCTTCTggatgaaaatttcaattttcataatttcccCCCACTCTAA
- the LOC125215851 gene encoding photosynthetic NDH subunit of lumenal location 4, chloroplastic, translating to MAAASHLTILTPKPRSPQAFRAAASCSAVTPGGVKKQIMGVAAGILAASVVASAAPLEANATRIEYFATVAEPSCELNFVRSGLGYCDVVLGSGEEVPFAQLINVHYTARFADGIVFDSTYKRARPLTMRLGMGKVIKGLDQGILGGGGVPPMHVGGKRKLQIPPQLAYGPEPAGCFSGDCNIPANATLVYDVNFVNVYSGNRKE from the exons ATGGCGGCAGCCTCTCACCTTACCATTCTTACACCGAAGCCTCGCTCTCCTCAGGCATTCAGGGCCGCCGCCTCATGCTCCGCCGTCACTCCCGGCGGCGTCAAGAAGCAAATCATGGGCGTCGCCGCCGGCATTTTGGCGGCGTCGGTGGTGGCTTCCGCAGCTCCTCTTGAGGCCAACGCCACCCGGATTGAGTACTTCGCCACTGTCGCGGAGCCCTCGTGTGAGCTCAATTTTGTTCGCTCCGGCCTCGGATATTGCGACGTTGTTCTCGGCTCCGGCGAGGAGGTTCCCTTTGCTCAGCTCATCAAT GTTCACTACACAGCGAGATTCGCTGACGGGATCGTGTTCGATAGCACTTACAAACGTGCTAGGCCGCTCACAATGCGCCTCGGCATGGGCAAG GTGATAAAAGGATTGGATCAAGGCATATTGGGAGGAGGAGGTGTGCCACCAATGCATGTAGGTGGTAAAAGGAAGCTCCAAATCCCTCCACAGTTAGCATATGGGCCTGAGCCAGCTGGCTGCTTCTCAGGGGACTGCAACATACCTGCAAATGCTACACTTGTTTATGATGTCAATTTTGTTAATGTTTACTCTGGAAATAGAAAAGAGTGA
- the LOC125215852 gene encoding disease resistance protein Pik-1-like isoform X2, which yields MTKKIVIGISLCNDKCRSKALQIVVSIPGVQSAEIVRGGRERVVVVGDVDSVELTRRLRKKMGHAELMSVTDTATDKPTAPPPTPATAPPYYGSPHYHHYEVREPVCDTRPCFIL from the exons atgacg AAAAAGATTGTGATTGGAATCTCACTTTGTAATGATAAATGTCGATCCAAAGCTCTCCAAATTGTTGTCAGCATACCAG GAGTTCAATCGGCGGAGATTGTGCGCGGAGGCAGGGAGCGCGTGGTGGTGGTTGGCGACGTCGACTCAGTGGAGCTGACGCGGCGGCTGAGGAAAAAGATGGGTCATGCTGAGCTGATGAGTGTTACCGACACCGCCACCGACAAGCCGACAGCGCCGCCGCCGACACCGGCGACGGCGCCGCCGTATTATGGTAGTCCACATTACCATCACTATGAAGTTAGGGAGCCGGTGTGTGACACCCGCCCCTGTTTTATTCTCTag
- the LOC125215852 gene encoding heavy metal-associated isoprenylated plant protein 47-like isoform X1 has translation MSVNLQKKIVIGISLCNDKCRSKALQIVVSIPGVQSAEIVRGGRERVVVVGDVDSVELTRRLRKKMGHAELMSVTDTATDKPTAPPPTPATAPPYYGSPHYHHYEVREPVCDTRPCFIL, from the exons ATGAGTGTTAATTTGCAGAAAAAGATTGTGATTGGAATCTCACTTTGTAATGATAAATGTCGATCCAAAGCTCTCCAAATTGTTGTCAGCATACCAG GAGTTCAATCGGCGGAGATTGTGCGCGGAGGCAGGGAGCGCGTGGTGGTGGTTGGCGACGTCGACTCAGTGGAGCTGACGCGGCGGCTGAGGAAAAAGATGGGTCATGCTGAGCTGATGAGTGTTACCGACACCGCCACCGACAAGCCGACAGCGCCGCCGCCGACACCGGCGACGGCGCCGCCGTATTATGGTAGTCCACATTACCATCACTATGAAGTTAGGGAGCCGGTGTGTGACACCCGCCCCTGTTTTATTCTCTag
- the LOC125215850 gene encoding protein CELLULOSE SYNTHASE INTERACTIVE 1-like, whose product MERSGEAKSQDLELSTPLSLYKMNSRDRSSMEDPDGTLSSVAQCIERLRQSSSSSQEKENSLKQLHELISTRENALDAVGSHSQAVPVLVSLLRSGSLAIKIHAATVLCSLCKENELRVKVLLGGCIPPLLGLLKSNSVDGQIAAARAIFAVSQDGAKDHVGSKIFSTEGVVPVLWEQLKKGLKAGNMVDELLTGTLRNLSGSTEGFWSATIKAGGVDTLIKLLTSGPSSTQGNVCFLMACMMMEDPSVCTKILAAEATKLLLRLLGPGHDASVRAEAAGALKSLSAQCKEARREIASASGIPVLINATIAPSKEFMQGEFAQALQENAMCALANISGGLSFVISSLGQSLQSCSSPDQVADTLGAIASALMIYDSKAETARASDPIEVEETLLQQFKPQLPFLVQERTIESLASLYANTVLSSKLANSDAKRLLVGLITMATDEVQEELIRSLLILCKSDGSLWQALQGRDGIQLLISLLGLSSEQQQECAVALLCLLSHENDESKWAITAAGGIPPLVQILETGSAKAKEDAALILGNLCNHSEDIRACVESASAVPALLWILKNGSSNGKEIAAKTLGHLIHESDTATISQLSALLTSDVPESKVYVLDALKNLLCVVPLSDMICEGNAANDAIDTMIDILNSTNEETRAKSARALAGIFELRKDLRETSTAVKTLSSVMKLLNVESENILVGACHCLAAIFLSINENLDVALVAKDAFPLLVALASSSMLPVANEAVCALANLLLDSEASEKSTPEEIILPATRVLREGTNAGKVHAAAAIARFLRSHKIDSALTDCLNRTGTFMALVSFLEGADSKSVAASEALDALALLSWPIGDIGHNQPSWAVLSDYPNSITPIVSCIADAIPHLQDKAIEILSRLCQAQPLVVGNKVVSITGCILCIARRVISSSNARVKIGGAALIVCSAKVNHQRVVEELYTSDLCTSLVRSLVGMLDSSESSQVGDQGSKDIISISRMNNNTTEHNSEKITSFIYGSSIAIWLLSVLASHSDKNKLDIMEAGAVDILTEKISQSFFQYTQSDYKEDSSIWISALLLAVLFQNRDIIRAPATMNATKVLASLLRSEVAANRFFAAQALASLVCNGSRGTLLSVANSGAAVGLITLLGCSDADIHDLLELSEEFTLVGYPDQVALERLFRVDDIRVSATSRKAIPALVDLLKPIPERPGAPFLALGLLIQLARDCTSNQTVMVESGVLEGLTKYLSLSPQDAEQTATDLLGVLFSTPEIRRHEAALGTVTQLVAVLRLGGRAARYSAAKALENLFAADHVKNAESSRQAVQPLVEILSTGSEKEQQAAIGALVRLLSENPSRALVVADVEINAVDVLCRILSSNSSIELKGDAAELCSVLFCNTRIKSTEAAARCVEPLVSLLITEYSPAHHSVVGALDRLLDDEHLAELVAAHGAVIPLVGLLYGQNYLLHEAISRALVKLGKDRPACKMEMVKAGVVESVLDILHEAPDFLCAAFAELLRILTNNATIAKAPSTAKVIEPLFLLLTRLELGPDGQQSALQVLVNILEHPQCRADYTLPSQHAIEPLISLLNSPASAVQQSVAELLSHLLLVEHLQRDPLVQRVIGPLIRVLGSGIPILQHRAVRALVCVAATWPNEIAKEGGVTELSKVLLQADSSLPNALWESAASVLSSIMQYSSEFYLEVPIAVLVRLLHSGTQSTVVGALNALLVLESDDSSSAEAMAESGAIEALLGILRSHQCEETAARLLEVLLNNVKIRESKVTKSAILPLSQYLMDPQSQGQQARLLTTLALGDLFQNEVLARSADAISACRALVSLLEDQPTEEMKVVAICTLQNLVMYSKANKRAVAEAGGVQVVLDLIGSSEPETSLQAAMFVKLLFSNNTIQEYASSETVRAITAAIEKDLWANGAVNEEYLKALNSLFSNFPRLRASEPATLSIPHLVTSLKSGTEATQEAALDALFLLRQAWSACPAEVSRAQSIAAADAIPLLQYLIQSGPPRFQEKSEILLQCLPGTLTVIMKRANNLKQSVGNPSAFCKLTLGSSPPQLTKIVSTGPNPEWDESFTWSFESPPKGQKLRISCKNKSKMGKKSFGKVMIQIDRVVMMGAVAGEYTLLPQSKSGPSRNLHIEFLWSNSKVPPPET is encoded by the exons GAGAGAAGTGGAGAAGCAAAATCTCAGGACTTGGAGCTTTCAACTCCTCTTTCCCTCTACAAAATGAATTCAAG GGATAGGAGTAGCATGGAGGACCCGGATGGGACATTATCAAGTGTTGCCCAATGCATTGAGCGCTTGCGGCAGAGTTCTTCATCATCACAAGAAAAGGAGAATTCATTGAAGCAATTACATGAGCTAATTAGTACAAGGGAAAATGCTTTGGATGCTGTTGGATCTCATTCCCAAGCAGTTCCAGTGCTTGTCTCTCTTCTTCGTTCTGGATCGTTGGCAATAAAGATACATGCTGCTACTGTTTTATGTTCTCTTTGCAAAGAGAATGAATTGCGTGTCAAAGTCTTGCTTGGAGGTTGCATTCCACCACTGCTTGGTCTTCTTAAATCAAACTCAGTTGATGGACAAATTGCAGCAGCAAGGGCCATATTTGCGGTTTCACAAGATGGTGCTAAGGATCATGTTGGCTCAAAAATCTTTTCGACAGAAGGAGTTGTCCCTGTCTTATGGGAGCAACTAAAGAAAGGACTTAAGGCTGGAAACATGGTAGATGAATTGCTCACCGGCACTTTGCGAAATCTTTCTGGCAGCACTGAGGGATTTTGGTCTGCTACTATTAAAGCTGGAGGAGTCGATACACTGATCAAATTGCTGACTTCAGGCCCATCAAGTACACAAGGAAATGTATGTTTTCTTATGGCATGTATGATGATGGAGGATCCATCTGTATGTACAAAAATTCTGGCTGCAGAGGCAACTAAACTGCTTCTCAGGCTACTTGGACCTGGGCATGATGCTTCTGTAAGAGCAGAAGCTGCAGGTGCTCTTAAATCTCTTTCTGCTCAGTGCAAAGAAGCAAGGCGGGAGATTGCTAGTGCGAGCGGTATACCTGTCCTAATCAATGCGACAATAGCTCCTTCAAAAGAATTCATGCAGGGTGAGTTTGCGCAAGCTTTGCAAGAGAACGCAATGTGTGCGCTTGCAAACATATCTGGTGGCCTATCGTTTGTCATATCAAGTCTTGGTCAAAGCCTTCAATCATGTAGCTCCCCTGATCAAGTGGCAGACACATTGGGAGCAATAGCGTCTGCATTAATGATATATGACAGCAAAGCAGAAACTGCTAGAGCATCGGATCCCATTGAGGTTGAGGAGACATTGCTACAACAGTTCAAACCTCAGTTACCCTTTCTGGTGCAGGAGCGAACGATAGAATCCCTTGCTAGTTTGTATGCAAATACGGTATTATCAAGCAAGCTAGCAAATTCCGATGCGAAAAGGCTGCTTGTTGGTTTAATTACCATGGCCACCGATGAGGTTCAGGAAGAGTTGATAAGGTCTCTTTTGATTCTTTGCAAAAGTGATGGTAGTTTGTGGCAAGCCCTTCAAGGTCGCGATGGGATTCAGCTTTTGATATCACTTCTTGGTCTCTCATCAGAGCAGCAGCAAGAGTGTGCTGTAGCATTGCTCTGCCTTCTATCTCATGAAAATGATGAAAGCAAATGGGCTATTACAGCTGCTGGTGGCATTCCTCCTCTTGTTCAAATTCTGGAAACAGGGTCTGCAAAAGCCAAAGAAGACGCTGCATTAATACTCGGAAATCTTTGTAATCATAGTGAGGATATACGTGCTTGTGTTGAAAGTGCTTCTGCGGTCCCTGCTCTACTTTGGATACTAAAGAATGGAAGTTCCAATGGCAAGGAGATTGCTGCTAAGACCTTGGGTCACTTGATTCACGAGTCTGATACAGCAACGATCAGCCAACTTTCTGCATTATTAACCAGTGATGTACCTGAATCCAAAGTCTATGTCTTAGATGCCTTGAAAAATTTACTCTGTGTGGTCCCTCTGAGTGATATGATATGTGAGGGTAACGCTGCAAATGATGCTATTGATACGATGATAGATATCTTAAACTCTACAAACGAAGAGACTCGGGCAAAGTCGGCACGGGCATTGGCTGGAATTTTTGAACTGAGGAAGGACTTGCGTGAAACTAGCACTGCTGTTAAGACCCTTTCATCAGTCATGAAGCTATTGAATGTTGAATCTGAAAACATTTTAGTTGGAGCTTGTCACTGCCTTGCCGCAATCTTTCTCTCTATCAATGAGAACCTTGACGTCGCTCTTGTTGCTAAAGATGCTTTCCCTTTGTTAGTGGCACTTGCTAGTTCCTCAATGCTTCCGGTTGCAAATGAAGCAGTCTGCGCTTTGGCAAATCTACTTTTAGACAGTGAAGCATCAGAAAAATCTACCCCTGAAGAAATTATACTGCCTGCTACTAGAGTTTTGCGTGAGGGAACAAATGCTGGCAAAGTCCATGCTGCAGCTGCAATTGCTCGGTTTCTGCGTTCTCATAAGATTGATTCTGCTTTAACTGATTGTTTAAATCGCACTGGAACATTTATGGCTCTAGTTTCTTTCCTTGAAGGGGCTGACAGTAAATCTGTTGCTGCGTCAGAGGCTCTAGATGCACTTGCTCTCCTCTCATGGCCTATTGGAGATATTGGGCACAACCAACCTTCTTGGGCAGTTCTTTCTGACTACCCAAATAGCATTACACCTATAGTTTCGTGTATTGCTGATGCCATACCGCATTTGCAAGATAAAGCTATAGAAATACTCTCTCGGCTCTGCCAGGCTCAGCCCCTAGTTGTTGGGAACAAAGTTGTCAGCATCACCGGGTGCATTTTATGTATTGCAAGAAGGGTTATCAGTTCCTCAAATGCAAGGGTTAAAATTGGTGGAGCTGCACTTATTGTTTGCAGTGCAAAAGTGAATCATCAGAGAGTAGTTGAAGAATTATATACGTCTGATTTGTGTACTTCACTTGTGCGTTCTCTTGTTGGAATGCTAGATTCTTCCGAGTCATCTCAAGTTGGAGATCAGGGAAGCAAAGATATCATAAGTATCTCCAGGATGAATAACAATACAACTGAACACAACTCAGAGAAAATTACTTCCTTCATATATGGTTCGAGTATAGCTATCTGGCTCCTTTCTGTACTTGCTAGTCATAGTGACAAAAATAAGCTGGATATTATGGAGGCTGGAGCAGTTGATATTCTCACAGAAAAAATCTCTCAGTCCTTTTTCCAGTATACTCAG TCTGATTACAAAGAAGATAGCAGTATATGGATATCTGCCCTATTATTAGCTGTCTTATTTCAAAATAGAGATATCATTCGTGCACCTGCAACCATGAACGCAACTAAAGTGCTAGCTAGTCTTTTGAGGTCAGAAGTGGCAGCAAACAGATTTTTTGCTGCCCAAGCTTTGGCTAGTCTGGTCTGTAATGGTAGCAGAGGAACTCTTCTGTCTGTTGCGAATTCAGGGGCAGCTGTAGGACTGATTACCTTGCTTGGTTGCTCTGATGCTGATATACATGACCTTCTGGAATTGTCTGAGGAGTTCACTTTGGTAGGCTATCCCGACCAAGTTGCCCTTGAGAGACTGTTTAGGGTGGATGACATTAGAGTCAGCGCAACGTCTAGAAAAGCAATACCTGCGCTTGTTGATCTGCTGAAACCTATTCCAGAACGACCTGGGGCACCTTTCCTTGCACTGGGACTTCTGATTCAGCTTGCGCGAGATTGTACTTCTAATCAAACTGTCATGGTGGAGTCAGGGGTTCTAGAAGGTTTGACAAAGTATCTTTCTCTAAGCCCGCAAGATGCGGAACAAACTGCTACTGATTTACTTGGAGTTCTGTTTAGTACACCTGAGATAAGGAGACATGAAGCCGCATTGGGCACTGTCACTCAACTTGTCGCAGTTTTGCGTTTAGGTGGAAGAGCAGCAAGATATAGTGCTGCTAAAGCATTGGAAAACTTGTTTGCTGCAGACCATGTAAAGAATGCAGAATCTTCTAGGCAGGCTGTTCAACCTTTGGTTGAAATCCTGAGCACGGGATCTGAGAAGGAGCAGCAAGCTGCTATTGGTGCTTTGGTCCGGCTACTAAGTGAGAATCCATCAAGAGCCCTTGTGGTTGCTGATGTTGAGATAAATGCAGTTGATGTGTTGTGCAGGATTCTTTCATCAAATAGTTCGATAGAATTGAAAGGGGATGCCGCTGAGTTGTGCTCTGTACTGTTTTGCAATACAAGGATAAAATCTACTGAAGCTGCTGCTCGTTGCGTTGAGCCTTTAGTTTCTCTTCTCATTACCGAGTATAGTCCAGCACACCATTCAGTTGTGGGAGCATTGGATAGACTCTTAGATGACGAACACCTGGCAGAACTTGTTGCTGCTCATGGTGCTGTTATCCCTCTTGTAGGTCTTCTGTACGGTCAGAATTATTTGCTCCATGAGGCCATCTCAAGAGCTCTTGTTAAGTTAGGGAAAGATAGGCCTGCATGTAAGATGGAAATGGTGAAAGCAGGAGTGGTCGAGAGTGTGCTTGATATACTTCATGAGGCACCTGATTTCCTCTGTGCTGCATTCGCTGAATTGCTTAGAATACTCACTAATAATGCGACCATTGCCAAAGCTCCATCAACAGCAAAAGTTATTGAGCCTCTGTTCTTGTTACTAACAAGATTAGAGCTTGGACCTGATGGACAACAAAGTGCTCTGCAAGTTCTTGTCAATATtctagagcatccacagtgtCGTGCTGATTACACCCTGCCATCTCAGCATGCTATTGAACCTCTTATATCCTTACTCAATTCTCCTGCTTCAGCTGTGCAGCAATCTGTAGCTGAGCTTCTTTCCCACCTACTTTTGGTGGAGCATCTTCAAAGAGATCCTCTAGTACAACGGGTGATTGGTCCGCTGATACGCGTTCTTGGTTCTGGAATTCCTATTCTGCAGCATAGAGCTGTCCGGGCTCTTGTCTGTGTTGCAGCCACATGGCCAAATGAGATTGCAAAGGAGGGTGGCGTGACTGAGCTGTCCAAAGTCCTACTTCAAGCTGATTCTTCACTCCCAAATGCCTTGTGGGAGTCAGCTGCCTCTGTTTTATCCAGTATTATGCAATATAGTTCTGAGTTCTATTTGGAAGTACCTATAGCAGTATTAGTTAGGCTGCTTCATTCAGGCACGCAGAGCACAGTTGTTGGTGCACTGAATGCTCTTCTAGTGTTGGAGAGTGATGACTCTAGCAGTGCTGAAGCAATGGCTGAAAGCGGGGCGATTGAGGCACTTTTGGGAATTCTTAGAAGTCATCAGTGCGAAGAAACAGCTGCCCGACTACTTGAGGTTTTATTGAACAACGTAAAGATCCGGGAATCTAAAGTTACCAAGTCTGCCATTTTGCCACTATCTCAATACCTTATGGATCCTCAAAGCCAAGGTCAGCAGGCGAGGCTACTGACAACTCTTGCTCTTGGTGATCTTTTCCAGAATGAGGTTCTTGCTCGATCAGCAGATGCCATTTCAGCATGCCGAGCACTAGTGAGTCTGCTTGAGGATCAACCTACAGAAGAAATGAAAGTAGTAGCTATATGTACTCTACAGAACCTCGTTATGTACAGCAAAGCAAATAAACGGGCAGTTGCAGAAGCTGGTGGTGTGCAGGTtgtgcttgatttgattggtTCAAGTGAACCTGAAACATCCCTGCAGGCAGCAATGTTTGTCAAACTTCTTTTCTCTAATAATACCATACAAGAATACGCCTCAAGTGAAACTGTCAGAGCTATAACTG CTGCAATCGAGAAAGACTTGTGGGCCAATGGAGCGGTAAATGAGGAGTATTTGAAGGCCCTCAATTCACTATTTAGCAATTTCCCCCGTCTCAGAGCTTCCGAACCTGCAACACTAAGCATTCCTCATCTGGTCACCTCTCTCAAGAGTGGAACAGAAGCCACTCAAGAAGCTGCCTTGGATGCACTATTTCTTCTCAGGCAGGCATGGTCAGCGTGTCCAGCTGAAGTTTCTCGAGCCCAATCAATTGCTGCAGCAGACGCCATACCCCTGTTACAGTACCTAATCCAATCAGGACCTCCTCGGTTCCAGGAGAAATCCGAAATTTTGCTGCAGTGTTTGCCTGGAACCCTCACTGTCATAATGAAGCGAGCTAACAATTTAAAGCAATCAGTCGGGAATCCTAGTGCATTTTGCAAGCTAACCCTCGGAAGTTCACCCCCACAACTAACAAAG ATTGTATCCACTGGTCCCAATCCAGAATGGGACGAGAGTTTCACGTGGTCGTTTGAAAGCCCCCCCAAAGGCCAGAAGCTTCGCATTTCATGCAAGAACAAGAGCAAAATGGGGAAG AAATCATTCGGAAAGGTGATGATCCAGATAGACCGTGTAGTGATGATGGGTGCAGTTGCCGGAGAGTACACATTGCTGCCTCAAAGCAAAAGCGGACCTTCAAGAAATCTGCACATCGAATTTCTCTGGTCCAACAGTAAGGTGCCCCCTCCTGAGACCTGA